The proteins below come from a single Verrucomicrobiota bacterium genomic window:
- a CDS encoding pseudouridine synthase — MLIALHKPFGVLSRFTPDGSPNRTLADLGLPRGVYPIGRLDADSEGLLLLSDEAGWNAALLDPERGHEREYWAQVERVPGASALRRLCEGIVIQGRRTRPAEAWILDPQPQVPPRDPPIRFRINVPECWLALVLREGRNRQVRRMTAAVGHPTLRLVRVRIGGCRLGDLPPGEWRELSSEERRQLER, encoded by the coding sequence ATGCTGATCGCGCTGCATAAACCATTCGGGGTGCTGTCCCGGTTTACGCCCGACGGATCGCCGAATCGAACCCTGGCGGATCTCGGGTTGCCGCGAGGGGTTTATCCGATCGGGCGTTTGGATGCTGATTCGGAAGGGTTACTGCTGCTGTCGGATGAGGCCGGCTGGAACGCCGCTTTGCTCGACCCGGAGCGCGGCCACGAGCGGGAGTATTGGGCGCAGGTGGAGCGGGTGCCGGGAGCGTCCGCCTTGCGGCGGCTGTGCGAGGGAATCGTCATCCAGGGACGCCGGACCCGGCCGGCCGAAGCCTGGATTCTGGACCCGCAACCGCAGGTGCCGCCGCGGGATCCTCCCATCCGCTTCCGTATAAACGTGCCCGAATGCTGGCTCGCTTTGGTCTTGCGAGAGGGCAGAAACCGCCAGGTACGCCGGATGACGGCGGCCGTCGGGCATCCGACCCTGCGGCTGGTCCGGGTGCGTATCGGCGGGTGCAGACTCGGCGACCTCCCTCCGGGGGAGTGGCGTGAACTGTCGTCGGAGGAACGCCGGCAGCTGGAGAGATGA